A part of Bacteroidia bacterium genomic DNA contains:
- a CDS encoding TonB-dependent receptor, translating to MKKYGLLFTFLLSGILAFGQTFEISGKILNPDQTPSVGAKVVLEQGGAGLRGAFAGPDGVFTLKMVKPGDYTIKISALGFGDYTQAVSVVDKSLSLDPVTMEERSYNIEEVQIEGEVAQAQQKGDTTQFNAGAFKTNPDANAEDLVQKMPGINMSNGKISVGGEEVKQVLVDGKEFFGSDPSAALRNLPAEVIAKIQVFDQQSDQSQFTGVDDGNTTKTINIITREKMSNGIFGKVYGGYGYDGDFIENGSRYQAGGNLNYFNKARRISVLAQSNNINQQNFSNDDLLGVLSSGGGGRRGGGGGFGGGGFGGGRGGGDAGDFLVSQQGGISTTHAFGLNYSDNWGKKMEVSGSYFFNLTNNDALTDLNRQYVTSTDTGQVYRENSESGTQNINHRLNMRMNYKFTDKTSLLIRPRLSIQQNAGDETTFAGTSLSDYLLNSSASIFSSELLGVDFSNMFLFRHQFEKRGRTISLNVRSGYNENSGTNQLFSALNYFTEPASFDTLDQNSRLDKNNWNVSTNVMYTEPVSEKGMLQLNYSWSPEWNDSEKSTYDYEDMTGDYSSLNIPLSNVFNSTYAAHQLGAGYMLRGKKAFFTTRLAAQWAGLAGEQVLPYSDNVNRTFFNLLPTAFFRLRLEGQNSIFAMYRTSTSPPSISQLQQVIDNSNPLQLRTGNQDLDQSYQHMMVFRYNSTNTEKSRVFFFMLSGNYTQNYVGNSTFIARQDTVLSEGVVLPRGAQLIKPVNLDGNWSLRSFITYGIPVKLIKSNLNFNLSGDYRRTPGIINGALNETSNATVGLGAVLSSNISEKLDFTLSSQSNLSNAINTLQSSLNTRYLNQVSSARVNVIVGKGIVFRSTVTNQLYRGLSQGFDQNFWLWNMGLAKKMFKNQRGELQLSVFDMLKQNNSIQRTVSDVYIEDLRTAVLQRYVMLTFTYNIREFVKPADSPNNADRPGGPGGPGGPEPWRRN from the coding sequence ATGAAAAAGTATGGGTTGTTGTTTACTTTCCTCCTAAGTGGAATCCTGGCCTTTGGCCAGACTTTTGAGATTTCCGGGAAAATCCTGAATCCGGACCAGACGCCTTCTGTGGGTGCCAAAGTGGTACTCGAACAAGGTGGAGCAGGCCTGAGAGGGGCATTTGCCGGTCCCGATGGTGTGTTTACTCTGAAAATGGTAAAACCAGGTGATTATACGATAAAGATTTCCGCGCTTGGTTTTGGGGACTATACCCAGGCTGTGTCGGTGGTTGACAAGTCTCTTTCTCTGGATCCTGTGACGATGGAAGAGCGATCCTATAATATAGAAGAAGTTCAAATCGAAGGAGAGGTAGCCCAGGCTCAGCAAAAAGGCGATACCACACAGTTTAATGCCGGTGCATTCAAAACAAATCCCGACGCAAATGCAGAAGATCTGGTTCAGAAAATGCCGGGCATCAATATGTCCAATGGCAAAATTTCGGTTGGAGGAGAAGAAGTAAAGCAAGTATTGGTTGACGGGAAGGAATTTTTTGGTAGCGACCCTTCTGCAGCTCTGAGAAATCTTCCGGCTGAAGTCATCGCCAAAATCCAGGTATTTGACCAGCAAAGTGATCAGTCTCAGTTTACCGGTGTTGATGATGGCAATACGACCAAAACCATCAATATTATTACCCGCGAAAAAATGAGCAATGGCATATTTGGTAAAGTATATGGCGGGTATGGATACGATGGGGACTTTATTGAAAATGGCAGTCGTTATCAGGCCGGAGGAAATCTTAACTATTTCAACAAGGCCCGAAGGATTTCTGTTCTGGCGCAGTCCAATAATATCAATCAGCAGAATTTTTCCAATGATGACCTGCTGGGTGTATTAAGCTCCGGTGGCGGAGGACGCAGAGGCGGTGGTGGGGGTTTTGGCGGTGGCGGCTTTGGTGGGGGACGCGGCGGCGGCGATGCCGGCGATTTCCTTGTTTCACAGCAGGGAGGGATATCTACTACACATGCCTTCGGACTTAATTATTCCGACAATTGGGGCAAAAAAATGGAAGTCTCCGGTAGCTATTTCTTTAATCTGACCAATAACGACGCGCTGACCGATCTCAATCGCCAGTATGTCACAAGTACAGATACGGGACAGGTGTATCGGGAAAACAGCGAAAGCGGTACCCAAAATATCAACCACCGGCTGAATATGCGGATGAACTATAAGTTTACAGATAAAACTTCTCTGCTTATCCGCCCCAGACTTTCCATTCAGCAAAATGCCGGAGACGAGACTACTTTTGCAGGAACCTCTCTTTCTGACTATCTGCTCAATAGCTCGGCTTCAATTTTCTCCTCAGAACTGCTAGGGGTTGATTTCTCGAATATGTTCCTTTTTCGCCATCAGTTTGAAAAAAGGGGACGGACAATTTCGCTGAACGTGAGGAGCGGGTACAATGAAAACTCGGGTACCAATCAGTTGTTTTCTGCCCTGAACTATTTCACCGAGCCGGCATCTTTCGATACGCTGGATCAGAATTCAAGGCTTGACAAAAACAACTGGAATGTTTCTACCAATGTCATGTACACGGAGCCGGTTTCCGAAAAGGGGATGTTGCAGCTGAACTACTCATGGTCACCGGAATGGAACGACTCGGAGAAATCAACCTATGATTACGAGGATATGACGGGTGACTATTCCTCTCTGAATATCCCTCTATCCAATGTCTTCAATAGTACATACGCTGCGCACCAACTTGGAGCTGGTTATATGTTGCGTGGAAAAAAAGCTTTCTTTACTACCCGGCTCGCTGCACAATGGGCGGGCTTGGCAGGTGAGCAGGTACTGCCTTATTCAGATAATGTAAACCGTACTTTTTTCAATCTTTTGCCAACGGCTTTTTTCCGTCTCCGGCTGGAAGGGCAAAATAGCATTTTTGCTATGTATCGCACGAGTACCAGTCCGCCTTCCATCTCCCAGCTTCAGCAGGTAATTGATAACAGCAATCCGCTTCAGCTTCGTACGGGCAACCAGGATCTCGACCAAAGTTATCAGCACATGATGGTGTTTCGGTACAACAGTACCAATACCGAAAAATCAAGGGTATTTTTCTTTATGTTGAGCGGAAACTATACTCAGAATTATGTGGGAAACAGTACGTTTATCGCACGGCAGGATACGGTACTTTCAGAAGGAGTAGTGCTGCCAAGAGGCGCTCAGCTTATCAAACCGGTCAACCTCGATGGTAACTGGAGTTTGCGCTCATTCATTACCTACGGGATTCCTGTGAAGCTGATTAAATCCAACCTTAATTTTAACCTTTCCGGAGACTACCGCCGTACGCCGGGTATCATCAATGGTGCGCTGAATGAAACTTCTAATGCAACCGTGGGGTTGGGGGCAGTATTGAGCAGCAATATCAGTGAGAAACTGGATTTTACGCTCTCCTCCCAATCAAATCTCAGCAATGCCATAAATACCCTGCAGTCATCACTGAATACCAGGTATCTCAATCAGGTTTCTTCTGCCCGTGTGAATGTGATCGTTGGAAAAGGAATTGTCTTCAGAAGCACGGTTACCAATCAGTTGTACAGAGGGTTGAGTCAGGGGTTTGATCAGAATTTCTGGTTGTGGAATATGGGACTTGCAAAGAAGATGTTCAAAAACCAGCGGGGTGAGTTGCAACTATCTGTGTTTGATATGCTGAAACAAAACAACAGCATTCAGCGGACAGTCAGCGACGTCTATATCGAAGATTTACGCACAGCAGTATTGCAGCGATATGTCATGCTGACCTTCACTTACAATATCCGTGAATTTGTCAAGCCGGCAGATTCGCCCAATAACGCTGATCGCCCGGGTGGGCCCGGAGGCCCTGGCGGTCCCGAACCCTGGAGAAGAAATTGA
- a CDS encoding low molecular weight protein-tyrosine-phosphatase: MIRVLFVCLGNICRSPMAEGMFIHLVEQAGLSEKIKVDSCGTGGWHAGERADARMRATAAEHGIHLPSRARQVRHSDFQDFDYIIPMDQSNLYDLETLAARIPGKKARIIKMRHFDPQAPEADVPDPYYGGKSSFEEVFVMLERSCQNLLSFIRQEHNL; this comes from the coding sequence ATGATCCGTGTATTATTTGTTTGTTTGGGAAATATTTGTCGTTCTCCCATGGCCGAAGGAATGTTTATACATTTGGTAGAACAGGCCGGTTTGTCAGAAAAAATTAAGGTTGACTCTTGTGGCACTGGCGGTTGGCATGCAGGAGAAAGAGCCGATGCCAGAATGCGGGCAACCGCAGCAGAACATGGAATCCATCTTCCCTCAAGAGCCAGACAGGTGAGGCATAGCGATTTTCAGGATTTTGACTATATCATCCCTATGGATCAAAGCAATCTCTATGATTTGGAGACGCTTGCTGCACGAATACCGGGAAAAAAGGCCCGGATTATCAAAATGCGGCATTTTGATCCACAAGCGCCTGAAGCAGATGTGCCTGACCCTTATTATGGTGGAAAAAGCAGTTTTGAAGAGGTATTTGTAATGTTGGAGCGCTCCTGCCAAAATCTGCTAAGCTTTATCCGGCAGGAGCACAACCTGTAG
- a CDS encoding DinB family protein, giving the protein MANYIAEYDALIETAGEMMGFIPDSISAKKPAPGKWSPREIVGHLIDSATHNHHRIIIVLCGNGQLCELSGYNQDEWVRVNAYQNTQWRALIQFWKSYNQHLCRLIKSLPEETRQKQNIRLLYPLMDSQTLPEGGLISLDCLMEDYVIHLKHHLRQIVSFSRFSE; this is encoded by the coding sequence ATGGCCAACTATATAGCTGAATATGATGCGCTGATTGAGACTGCAGGAGAAATGATGGGGTTTATTCCCGACTCAATCTCTGCAAAAAAACCAGCGCCGGGAAAATGGTCTCCCCGGGAGATCGTCGGTCATCTTATCGATTCGGCAACCCACAACCATCACCGCATAATCATTGTTTTGTGTGGTAATGGCCAGCTTTGCGAGCTTTCCGGTTATAATCAGGATGAATGGGTACGCGTAAATGCCTACCAGAATACTCAATGGCGTGCGCTCATACAGTTCTGGAAATCATACAACCAACACCTTTGCCGGCTCATAAAATCTCTGCCCGAAGAAACCCGGCAAAAACAAAATATCAGACTGTTGTATCCTCTGATGGATTCGCAAACTTTACCCGAAGGGGGATTAATTTCGCTGGATTGCCTGATGGAAGATTACGTCATTCACCTGAAACATCACCTTAGACAAATAGTATCCTTCTCCAGATTTTCGGAATAA
- a CDS encoding sigma-70 family RNA polymerase sigma factor gives MKNTSLRDSLVERDWLADISVGGRREENALRQIYNRCFFPVLKMVNQRGGNDADGEDVFQEALVVLYEKVKSGQFELHSRLISYLLTVSSHIWSKKLRKLGKETFPVNWSEDIPALAEVDSFSEIWAEENSATFYRLMDQLNEDCRAVLMAAIWENQSMKTISQQMGYQNAQIARNKKCRCLGYLRKIFRKGE, from the coding sequence ATGAAAAACACAAGTTTAAGGGATTCCCTTGTGGAAAGGGATTGGCTGGCCGACATCTCCGTCGGCGGGCGCCGGGAAGAAAATGCACTCCGGCAGATTTATAACCGATGCTTCTTTCCTGTATTAAAAATGGTAAACCAGCGTGGCGGTAATGACGCGGATGGCGAAGATGTTTTCCAGGAGGCGTTGGTCGTCTTGTATGAAAAGGTGAAATCTGGCCAATTTGAACTCCATTCCCGCCTGATTTCCTATCTTCTGACGGTCTCTTCCCATATCTGGTCTAAAAAACTACGGAAACTGGGAAAGGAGACGTTTCCGGTCAATTGGAGCGAAGATATTCCTGCTTTGGCCGAAGTGGATTCATTCAGCGAGATTTGGGCGGAGGAAAATTCGGCGACCTTTTACCGATTGATGGATCAACTGAATGAAGATTGCCGGGCGGTGTTGATGGCAGCAATTTGGGAGAATCAGTCAATGAAAACCATCAGCCAGCAAATGGGCTACCAGAATGCACAGATTGCCAGAAATAAAAAATGCAGGTGTCTCGGATATCTGAGGAAGATATTCCGTAAGGGAGAATAG
- a CDS encoding NAD(P)H-quinone oxidoreductase has protein sequence MKAILINHFGGPDVLQLGEFETPVPGPFEILIKVTSTALNRADILQREGKYPPPPGASTIPGLEISGTVAALGKNATHWKKGDLVCGLLAGGGYAEYVVLHQDLAMPVPPNIDLISAAAIPEVFLTAFQALDWLADLQSGESVLIHAGGSGVGTAAIQIAREKGARVFATASTSKHSACIKLGAEKVIDYKNENFESVIREITGGLGVQVILDFLAAPYFQQNLNALSMDGRMVMLALMGGPSAEKINLAPILGKRLQIMGSTLRSRPLDYKIALTRAFSDFALPLLESGRLTPVIDRIFDWKEVCDAHRFMESNQNTGKILLRVTNH, from the coding sequence ATGAAAGCGATCCTGATCAACCACTTCGGCGGGCCGGATGTCCTCCAACTCGGGGAATTTGAAACGCCTGTTCCCGGCCCTTTTGAAATACTCATAAAAGTTACTTCCACTGCCCTCAACCGGGCGGATATCCTGCAACGGGAAGGAAAATACCCCCCTCCTCCGGGCGCAAGTACGATCCCGGGTCTCGAAATATCGGGCACGGTCGCTGCGCTGGGAAAAAATGCCACTCATTGGAAGAAAGGCGATCTGGTATGCGGATTGCTGGCAGGTGGCGGCTACGCAGAATACGTCGTTCTTCACCAGGACCTGGCTATGCCTGTACCTCCGAATATAGATTTGATTTCAGCGGCAGCTATTCCGGAGGTATTCCTTACCGCCTTCCAGGCTTTGGACTGGCTGGCTGATCTTCAGTCGGGAGAGTCGGTGCTGATCCATGCCGGAGGAAGCGGTGTAGGTACGGCGGCCATTCAGATCGCCAGGGAAAAAGGCGCAAGGGTTTTTGCTACGGCTTCTACATCCAAACACTCAGCCTGCATAAAACTCGGTGCAGAAAAAGTCATCGATTATAAAAATGAAAACTTCGAATCCGTAATCCGTGAGATTACCGGCGGATTAGGCGTACAGGTGATCCTGGACTTCCTCGCGGCGCCCTATTTCCAGCAAAACCTTAACGCACTCTCTATGGACGGGCGAATGGTCATGCTCGCTTTAATGGGTGGCCCTTCCGCAGAAAAAATCAACCTCGCACCCATACTGGGCAAAAGGCTTCAAATTATGGGTTCAACCCTCCGAAGCAGGCCATTGGATTATAAAATTGCCCTTACCCGTGCATTTTCAGACTTCGCACTGCCCTTACTCGAATCCGGCAGACTAACCCCTGTCATCGACCGCATTTTTGACTGGAAAGAAGTCTGCGATGCGCACCGTTTCATGGAGTCCAATCAAAATACCGGCAAAATTTTGCTCCGCGTAACAAATCATTAA
- a CDS encoding helix-turn-helix transcriptional regulator has product MKTRFTPTNPKLNYLFDKHAQDFMRKESPSESYTYQVKRLLLQQLKDESPGIEVVADYLSMSVRSLQMKLKEEGTSYQKLLNSMRKQLAIAYLREPKVSKGEIAQVLGFSEISVFSRTFKKWTGKSPSEYQANLIHY; this is encoded by the coding sequence ATGAAAACGCGCTTTACACCTACCAATCCAAAGCTTAATTACTTGTTTGACAAACATGCTCAGGACTTTATGCGGAAGGAATCTCCCTCAGAAAGTTATACTTATCAGGTCAAACGCCTCTTGCTCCAGCAGTTGAAAGATGAATCACCCGGCATCGAAGTCGTAGCCGACTACCTCTCCATGAGCGTCCGCAGTCTGCAGATGAAACTCAAAGAAGAAGGTACCAGCTATCAAAAATTATTGAACTCTATGAGAAAGCAGTTGGCCATCGCTTATTTGCGTGAACCCAAAGTAAGTAAAGGCGAAATTGCGCAGGTTCTGGGATTTTCAGAAATCAGTGTGTTCTCGCGCACATTTAAAAAATGGACGGGCAAAAGTCCTTCTGAATATCAGGCAAATCTTATCCATTACTGA
- a CDS encoding AAA family ATPase: MANQKPSDFVKHKFKSLQTYSSTEWLADSKKKYRQVFDKSETSYLYAEFSFFNKLFDEEDWEASIRLKAFSEPYGDVTTRKELCNIEVKKSVTKDLNIVYVREGWGNDKAGSFWKEGDYSWEAYIDDQLISTQWFYVYDVGNVTMNDNPYLSIDSVRMYEGGNGDSLPGSSKFYSEFHNSETRFIWIEFKAINKLSKPWMAELVFNFYNDARQLKGRTLELKKVGEKDSHFTVTSGWGSDHKGTWFVDNYTVEIVFMDTLIGIVPFKVGDAFVEGDNPLLQPEETTPGSLIGAPTPLDPDAQTLDEVLSELDGLIGLDGIKQRIREYSQYLNFLNLRKEKGFIDTQPQNLHVVFTGNPGTGKTTVARMLGKIYKKLGLLSRGHVHEVDRADIIGEYIGQTAPKVKAAIEKARGGILFVDEAYALSRGGDDSKDYGREVIELLVKEMSGEKGDLAIVVAGYPKEMENFLTSNPGLKSRFQMRFDFPDYTPQELEEIARYWAEKSLVSFSDEAMAYLDRQLTEAFRNRDRTFGNARYALSLVNEAKMNLGLRIMKETDPKSLTNEDLSIIQMEDVEEIFEPQSRKKARIPIDEELLRGALDELDRLIGLESVKTEVHEMVKLVRFYKEIGKNVTNRLSLHAIFTGNPGTGKTTVARIMAKIYKALGILERGTLLEVDRQGLVAGFIGQTAIKTAEVIEKARGGVLFIDEAYSLSSGGKNDFGQEAIETLLKRMEDMRGELVVIAVGYPDNMNQFLEANPGLKSRFDRKFEFSDYSPSELMEICVNILKDEKIRIVEDAKAHLILYFQYLHRYKNKFFGNARAVRKVVEKAIKNQHLRLASLSSAERTPEMLEELRLQDVQEFEAGNDSLLEGGSQNRVGF; the protein is encoded by the coding sequence ATGGCCAATCAGAAACCCTCCGACTTTGTAAAGCATAAGTTTAAATCGCTGCAAACCTATTCATCTACTGAATGGCTGGCAGATAGTAAGAAAAAATACAGGCAGGTTTTTGACAAAAGTGAAACCAGCTACCTCTATGCAGAGTTTTCTTTTTTTAACAAACTGTTTGATGAAGAGGATTGGGAAGCCAGTATCAGGCTCAAGGCATTTTCTGAGCCTTATGGAGACGTTACGACCCGAAAGGAACTCTGCAACATCGAGGTCAAAAAAAGTGTTACCAAAGACCTCAATATCGTATATGTGCGTGAAGGCTGGGGCAATGACAAAGCGGGTTCCTTCTGGAAAGAAGGCGACTATTCATGGGAAGCATACATAGATGACCAACTGATCAGTACACAATGGTTTTATGTGTATGATGTCGGAAATGTAACCATGAATGACAATCCGTATCTGTCTATTGATTCTGTACGGATGTATGAAGGGGGAAATGGTGACAGCCTTCCGGGAAGCAGTAAATTTTACTCTGAATTTCACAACTCTGAAACCCGGTTTATATGGATAGAGTTTAAAGCCATTAATAAACTCAGCAAGCCCTGGATGGCTGAGCTGGTGTTTAATTTCTATAATGATGCCCGGCAGCTAAAAGGACGAACACTGGAACTGAAAAAGGTGGGAGAGAAAGACTCGCATTTTACTGTTACCTCCGGATGGGGCTCTGACCATAAAGGTACCTGGTTTGTTGACAATTATACGGTCGAGATTGTCTTTATGGACACGCTCATCGGAATCGTTCCTTTTAAGGTTGGCGACGCATTTGTGGAAGGCGACAACCCCCTTCTTCAACCCGAAGAAACTACGCCTGGGAGTCTGATTGGCGCCCCTACACCGTTAGATCCTGATGCTCAGACCCTCGATGAAGTACTGTCCGAACTTGACGGACTGATCGGCCTTGATGGCATCAAGCAGCGCATAAGAGAGTATTCGCAATACCTGAACTTCCTGAATCTCAGGAAGGAAAAAGGGTTTATCGATACTCAGCCTCAAAATCTTCACGTCGTATTCACCGGCAACCCCGGCACTGGCAAAACTACTGTTGCACGTATGCTGGGCAAAATCTACAAAAAACTGGGACTGCTGTCCCGGGGCCATGTACATGAAGTGGACCGTGCCGACATTATCGGTGAATACATCGGCCAAACTGCGCCTAAAGTAAAAGCGGCAATTGAAAAAGCCCGGGGCGGAATTCTGTTTGTCGATGAAGCCTATGCGTTGAGCCGTGGTGGAGACGATAGTAAAGATTACGGCAGAGAGGTGATCGAATTACTGGTGAAAGAAATGTCGGGTGAGAAAGGGGATCTCGCGATTGTTGTTGCCGGATATCCCAAGGAAATGGAAAATTTCCTTACCTCTAACCCCGGCCTGAAATCCCGGTTTCAGATGCGATTCGACTTCCCGGATTATACACCGCAAGAGCTCGAAGAAATCGCACGCTACTGGGCTGAAAAAAGCCTTGTCAGCTTCTCTGATGAAGCAATGGCCTATCTCGACCGGCAACTTACCGAGGCTTTCAGAAACAGAGACCGCACATTTGGCAATGCGCGGTACGCGCTTTCCCTCGTAAATGAGGCGAAAATGAACCTGGGCCTTCGAATTATGAAGGAAACCGATCCCAAATCGCTGACCAACGAGGACTTATCCATTATTCAGATGGAAGATGTGGAGGAAATTTTTGAGCCTCAATCGCGTAAAAAGGCGCGGATTCCTATTGATGAAGAACTGCTTCGCGGTGCGCTCGACGAACTCGACCGCCTGATCGGGCTGGAGTCTGTGAAAACAGAAGTGCATGAAATGGTGAAGCTGGTGCGTTTTTATAAAGAGATTGGGAAAAACGTCACAAACCGGTTGTCGCTCCACGCCATATTTACTGGTAATCCCGGTACCGGCAAAACTACGGTCGCCCGTATCATGGCAAAAATATATAAGGCACTCGGTATACTTGAACGAGGAACACTTCTCGAAGTCGACCGGCAAGGGCTTGTCGCAGGTTTTATCGGACAGACAGCGATCAAGACAGCCGAAGTGATCGAAAAAGCCCGGGGGGGAGTATTGTTTATCGATGAAGCCTATTCTCTTTCATCAGGCGGGAAAAATGATTTTGGGCAGGAAGCCATTGAGACTTTACTCAAAAGAATGGAGGATATGCGGGGCGAACTGGTTGTCATCGCTGTTGGTTACCCCGACAATATGAACCAGTTTCTCGAAGCAAACCCTGGCCTGAAGTCCCGCTTTGACCGAAAATTTGAGTTCTCAGATTATTCTCCTTCGGAGCTGATGGAAATATGTGTCAATATCCTGAAAGATGAAAAAATCAGGATCGTAGAAGATGCAAAAGCGCACCTTATTTTATATTTCCAATATCTGCACCGATACAAGAATAAATTTTTTGGAAATGCCCGTGCTGTGCGGAAAGTAGTTGAGAAAGCTATAAAAAACCAACATCTGCGACTGGCCTCATTGTCTTCTGCCGAACGAACCCCCGAAATGCTTGAAGAACTTCGTCTGCAGGACGTACAGGAGTTTGAAGCCGGCAATGACAGCCTGCTGGAGGGGGGAAGCCAAAACCGGGTAGGTTTTTAA
- a CDS encoding YegP family protein codes for MFEIYQSEKSKEFYFRLKARNGQVILSSEGYSNKGGAQNGIESVKKNAGDDNRFERKVASNGKHHFNLKAANGQIIGSSQMYASKDGMENGIESVRKNAAEGEVKDLTA; via the coding sequence ATGTTTGAAATTTATCAAAGCGAAAAAAGCAAAGAGTTTTACTTTCGTCTGAAAGCGAGAAACGGGCAAGTAATCCTCTCAAGTGAAGGTTATTCCAATAAGGGCGGTGCTCAGAATGGGATCGAATCCGTGAAGAAAAATGCGGGTGACGACAACCGTTTTGAAAGAAAAGTTGCCTCTAATGGAAAACATCACTTCAATCTGAAAGCCGCCAATGGCCAGATCATCGGTTCCAGCCAGATGTACGCATCAAAAGACGGCATGGAAAATGGTATTGAATCTGTAAGAAAAAATGCCGCAGAAGGCGAAGTGAAAGACCTTACTGCATAG
- the msrA gene encoding peptide-methionine (S)-S-oxide reductase MsrA produces MEGLKKATFGAGCFWCVEAVFLELKGVVAVESGYSGGHVKNPSYKAICTGTTGHAEVAQITYDPAVITFDQLLEVFWKTHDPTTLNRQGNDAGPQYRSVVFYHDEEQKEKAEFYKKQLDASGAYQKPIVTEISPLINYYPAEDYHQNYYAGNANQPYCVFVIQPKLDKFRKVFADQLK; encoded by the coding sequence ATGGAAGGACTAAAAAAAGCTACATTTGGCGCCGGTTGTTTCTGGTGTGTGGAGGCTGTTTTTCTGGAATTGAAAGGTGTTGTGGCAGTTGAATCCGGATATTCCGGCGGCCATGTTAAAAATCCTTCATACAAGGCTATCTGCACCGGTACCACCGGCCACGCAGAAGTAGCACAGATTACTTATGATCCGGCGGTCATCACCTTTGACCAATTGCTCGAAGTATTTTGGAAAACGCATGATCCGACAACATTAAACCGCCAGGGAAATGACGCCGGGCCACAATATCGTTCGGTAGTTTTTTATCACGACGAAGAGCAGAAGGAGAAAGCTGAGTTTTACAAAAAACAACTGGATGCCAGCGGTGCATATCAGAAACCCATTGTAACCGAGATCAGCCCGCTGATCAATTATTATCCGGCAGAGGATTATCACCAAAACTATTACGCAGGAAACGCCAATCAGCCCTACTGTGTATTTGTGATTCAGCCCAAACTGGACAAGTTTCGCAAAGTTTTTGCGGATCAGTTGAAGTAA
- the kdsA gene encoding 3-deoxy-8-phosphooctulonate synthase: MKPLFLIAGPCAIEDRHTPMEIAREVKAITDRLGITYIFKGSYKKANRTKLDSFTGIDKPEALEILRNIREETGVPVLTDVHETWECAEVAQYVDYLQIPAFLCRQTDLLIAAGETGKGVNIKKGQFLSPEAMQFAVEKVRSTGNEQIWLTERGTTFGYDSLVVDMTAIPRMQKTGCPVVMDCTHSVQRPNQTAGITGGDAAMIGTLCLAAIAAGTDGLFIETHPDPSRAKSDAASMLRLDLLEELLTRAVKVKAATAV, encoded by the coding sequence ATGAAACCATTATTCCTTATTGCCGGTCCCTGTGCGATTGAAGACAGGCATACACCCATGGAAATCGCCCGTGAAGTAAAAGCAATCACAGACCGGCTGGGCATTACCTATATCTTCAAAGGCTCTTATAAAAAGGCCAACCGCACAAAACTTGACAGTTTTACCGGTATTGATAAGCCGGAGGCGCTGGAAATTCTCCGGAATATCAGAGAAGAAACCGGCGTACCGGTACTTACCGACGTTCACGAAACGTGGGAATGCGCGGAAGTCGCACAATATGTGGATTATCTCCAGATTCCGGCATTTTTATGCAGGCAAACCGATCTGTTGATCGCTGCCGGGGAGACAGGCAAAGGGGTTAATATCAAAAAGGGGCAGTTTTTGTCGCCCGAAGCCATGCAGTTTGCCGTGGAAAAAGTACGGTCAACGGGAAATGAGCAGATCTGGCTCACCGAAAGGGGGACCACCTTCGGATACGACTCGCTGGTCGTGGACATGACGGCTATTCCCCGTATGCAAAAAACCGGCTGCCCGGTGGTGATGGACTGCACCCATTCGGTACAAAGGCCCAACCAGACAGCCGGTATTACCGGAGGCGATGCAGCGATGATCGGTACACTTTGCCTGGCGGCTATAGCCGCAGGAACCGACGGGCTGTTTATCGAAACACATCCCGATCCGTCCCGCGCAAAAAGCGATGCAGCCAGTATGTTGCGGCTGGATTTACTGGAAGAACTGCTCACGAGGGCGGTAAAAGTAAAAGCGGCAACAGCCGTTTGA